Proteins encoded together in one Planctomyces sp. SH-PL14 window:
- a CDS encoding helix-turn-helix domain-containing protein — MRTIFTTGQVAKICKVAPRTVSKWFDSGRLRGYRIPGSQDRRIPREHLIRFLKEHGMPLGELEDEAMGKLLLVGIDGAVRGNLTAILTAEEFKTEFAASGFEAGIQAESLHPDCVVIDFAMGRNEALMIAANLRKNADYADTVLIALLSDDDNAAGFDRSMFNETFRKPFDSALLAERVRTLVNRKKQLA, encoded by the coding sequence ATGAGGACAATTTTCACGACCGGACAGGTTGCCAAGATCTGTAAGGTCGCACCCCGCACCGTCAGCAAATGGTTCGATTCGGGCCGGCTGCGTGGGTATCGGATTCCTGGCTCCCAGGACCGCCGCATTCCCCGCGAGCATCTGATCCGGTTCCTCAAGGAACACGGAATGCCCCTGGGTGAGCTCGAAGATGAGGCGATGGGCAAGCTGCTCCTCGTCGGCATCGACGGAGCCGTCCGCGGCAACCTCACCGCCATCCTTACGGCGGAAGAGTTCAAGACCGAATTCGCGGCCAGCGGATTCGAAGCCGGCATCCAGGCGGAATCGCTGCATCCCGATTGCGTCGTCATCGACTTCGCAATGGGCCGCAACGAAGCCCTGATGATTGCCGCCAACCTCCGCAAGAATGCGGACTACGCAGACACCGTTCTGATCGCCCTCCTCTCGGACGATGACAACGCGGCCGGATTCGACCGGTCGATGTTCAACGAAACGTTCCGCAAGCCGTTCGACTCAGCCCTGCTGGCCGAACGCGTCCGGACCCTCGTCAACCGCAAGAAGCAGTTGGCGTAA